A single window of Microtus ochrogaster isolate Prairie Vole_2 unplaced genomic scaffold, MicOch1.0 UNK10, whole genome shotgun sequence DNA harbors:
- the Fam84a gene encoding protein FAM84A has product MGNQLDRITHLNYSELPTGDPSGIEKDELRVGVAYFFSDEEEDLDERGQPDKFGVKGPPGCSPCPESPSRHHHHLLHQLVLNETQFSAFRGQECIFSKVTGGPQGADLSVYAVTALPAICEPGDLLELLWLQPASEQPAPAPHWAVYVGGGQIIHLHQGEIRQDSLYQAGAANVGRVVNSWYRYRPLVAELVVQNACGHLGLKSEEICWTNSESFAAWCRFGKREFKAGGEVPAGTPPPQQQYYLKVHLEENKVHTARFHSLEDLIREKRRIDASGRLRVLQELEDFVDDKE; this is encoded by the coding sequence ATGGGCAACCAACTGGACCGCATCACCCACCTCAACTACAGCGAGTTGCCCACTGGGGACCCATCTGGGATTGAGAAAGACGAGCTACGGGTCGGGGTTGCCTACTTTTTCTCGGATGAGGAGGAGGACCTGGACGAACGCGGGCAGCCGGACAAGTTTGGTGTGAAGGGCCCCCCAGGTTGCAGCCCCTGCCCAGAGAGCCCcagccgccaccaccaccacctgctgcACCAACTCGTCCTCAACGAGACTCAGTTTTCAGCCTTCCGGGGCCAGGAATgcatcttttccaaagtaaccGGCGGCCCTCAGGGTGCCGACTTGAGTGTCTACGCGGTCACCGCACTGCCCGCGATCTGCGAGCCCGGCGACCTGCTGGAGCTGCTGTGGTTACAGCCCGCGTCCGAACAGccagctccagccccacactGGGCCGTCTACGTGGGCGGCGGGCAGATCATCCACCTGCACCAAGGCGAGATCCGCCAGGACAGCCTGTACCAGGCGGGCGCGGCCAACGTGGGCCGGGTGGTGAATAGCTGGTACCGCTACCGCCCGCTGGTGGCCGAGCTGGTGGTGCAGAACGCCTGCGGCCACCTGGGCCTCAAGAGCGAGGAGATCTGCTGGACGAACTCCGAGAGCTTCGCTGCCTGGTGCCGCTTTGGAAAGCGCGAGTTCAAGGCTGGCGGGGAGGTCCCGGCAGGCACGCCACCTCCGCAGCAGCAGTATTATCTCAAGGTGCATCTGGAGGAGAACAAAGTCCACACGGCCCGCTTCCACAGCCTGGAGGACCTCATCCGCGAGAAGCGCCGCATTGACGCCAGTGGCCGCCTGCGAGTGCTGCAGGAGCTTGAGGACTTTGTGGACGACAAGGAGTAG